In Rhodamnia argentea isolate NSW1041297 chromosome 4, ASM2092103v1, whole genome shotgun sequence, the following proteins share a genomic window:
- the LOC125314519 gene encoding disease resistance protein RPP2B-like → MHDLIRLMGKDVVNQECPDDPGKRSRLWIFEDVVEILCEDTGTNAIKAIVLDFPKSEDITISPDAFTNMKRLRMLILPEVHISSQGPVRLPNELRWLKWPNAPNLEFGSGPKKLARLDVHVSRIKQLGGQLKNFRKLKSINFGECKSLASVPDLS, encoded by the exons atgcatgatttaattcGGTTGATGGGTAAGGATGTTGTTAATCAAGAATGCCCCGATGATCCTGGGAAACGCAGTAGATTATGGATTTTTGAAGATGTCGTGGAAATTCTATGTGAAGACACG GGAACGAATGCAATAAAGGCCATAGTATTGGACTTCCCAAAGTCAGAAGACATAACTATCAGCCCCGATGCTTTCACAAACATGAAAAGATTGAGAATGCTCATTTTGCCCGAAGTGCATATCTCTTCACAAGGTCCCGTACGTCTCCCTAACGAGCTAAGATGGCTTAAATGGCCCAATGCGCCAAATCTAGAATTTGGCTCTGGTCCTAAGAAGCTTGCACGACTTGATGTTCACGTAAGTCGTATCAAACAATTAGGTGGCCAGCTTAAG AATTTTAGAAAGTTGAAGTCCATAAATTTCGGTGAATGCAAGTCCCTCGCTAGCGTTCCCGACCTTTCGTAG